In one Mycobacteroides chelonae genomic region, the following are encoded:
- a CDS encoding alpha/beta hydrolase, whose amino-acid sequence MSLLRDLALRVSTAATPHIPIPVRRAAAGRQVIIDGNILDPSTQLLLRGMALLGEGEITKGEDVEDSRANIRKQSALLSFSTPVGQVRNFSIPGPAGPIPVRHYRPVVEDTGAVLVFFHGGGWVIGDLETHDQACRQTCRDAGVSVLSVDYRLAPEHPAPAAAQDCLAAYLWAVEHAGELGATPDRVAVGGDSAGGNLAAVVSQQARDTGAQLPLLQFLIYPAVDFTVRRPSRDLFAEGFFLTKAAMDMFEGHYLDGSDVEKTDPQVSPILAADLSGLPPALITTAGFDPLRDEGNEYAAKLRAAGAPVDLRVQGSLIHGFYNMARLRGAPAAAVDELTSALRAHLSR is encoded by the coding sequence GTGAGCCTGTTACGTGACCTCGCCCTGCGCGTCAGCACCGCCGCGACACCGCATATCCCGATCCCCGTTCGAAGGGCGGCAGCAGGCCGCCAGGTGATCATCGACGGCAACATTCTCGACCCGTCGACCCAGCTGCTGCTGCGCGGAATGGCGCTGCTGGGAGAGGGGGAGATCACCAAGGGTGAGGACGTCGAAGACAGTCGCGCCAACATTCGCAAGCAGTCGGCGCTGCTGTCCTTCAGTACCCCCGTCGGGCAGGTGCGCAACTTCTCCATTCCGGGCCCGGCCGGGCCTATCCCGGTCCGGCATTACCGGCCGGTCGTCGAGGACACGGGTGCGGTGCTGGTGTTCTTCCACGGCGGCGGCTGGGTGATCGGCGACCTGGAGACACACGACCAGGCATGCCGGCAGACCTGTCGCGACGCGGGTGTCTCGGTGCTGTCAGTGGACTATCGGCTGGCTCCCGAACATCCGGCACCCGCGGCGGCCCAGGACTGCCTGGCGGCCTATCTGTGGGCTGTCGAACATGCCGGTGAACTCGGTGCCACCCCGGACAGGGTCGCGGTGGGCGGCGACAGCGCCGGCGGCAACCTGGCCGCCGTCGTTTCGCAACAGGCACGCGACACTGGGGCGCAACTGCCGCTGCTGCAATTCCTGATCTATCCAGCCGTCGACTTCACCGTGCGCAGGCCATCACGTGATCTCTTCGCCGAGGGCTTCTTCCTCACCAAGGCGGCAATGGACATGTTCGAAGGTCACTATCTGGACGGGTCCGACGTCGAGAAGACCGACCCCCAAGTGTCACCGATTCTGGCCGCGGACCTTTCCGGACTGCCCCCGGCGCTCATCACGACGGCGGGCTTCGACCCATTGCGCGATGAGGGCAACGAGTACGCGGCGAAGCTTCGGGCCGCCGGAGCGCCGGTGGACCTGCGGGTACAGGGTTCGCTGATACACGGTTTCTACAACATGGCCCGGCTGCGCGGCGCGCCTGCGGCTGCGGTGGACGAGCTGACGTCGGCCTTGCGCGCACACCTGTCTCGCTAA
- a CDS encoding pyruvate carboxylase has product MFSKVLVANRGEIAIRAFRAAYELGAETVAVYPYEDRNSGHRLKADEAYQIGEKGHPVRAYLSVSEVVKAAKNAGADAIYPGYGFLSENPDLAAACAKAGITFVGPPADVLELTGNKARAIAAAREAGLPVLSSSEPSASVDELLTASESMEFPVFVKAVAGGGGRGMRRVAEREQLREAIEAASREAESAFGDPTVFLEQAVINPRHIEVQILADTAGNVIHLYERDCSVQRRHQKVIELAPAPNLPAELREKICSDAVAFARHIGYSCAGTVEFLLDERGRHVFIEMNPRIQVEHTVTEEITDVDLVASQLRIASGETLDDLGLHQETLPAPRGFALQCRITTEDPANGFRPDTGRITAYRSPGGAGIRLDGGTTLGAEVGAHFDSMLVKLTCRGRDFQTAVARARRAVAEFRIRGVATNIPFLQAVLDDPDFRAGHVTTSFIEERPQLLTARSSADRGTKILNYLADITVNKPHGAKPSKVYPHDKLPAIDLSVPPPDGSRQRLLALGPEGFAKALWEQKAVGLTDTTFRDAHQSLLATRVRTTGLLAVAPYVARLTPELLSIEAWGGATYDVALRFLKEDPWERLAELREAVPNICLQMLLRGRNTVGYTPYPETVTKAFIREATATGVDIYRIFDALNNIEAMRPAIDAVREVGGSIAEVAMCYTGDLSNPGENLYTLDYYLKLAEQIVDAGAHVLAIKDMAGLLRPPAAATLVTALRSRFDLPVHVHTHDTAGGQLATYLAAWQAGADAVDGAAAPMAGTTSQPSLSAIVAAAAHSEYDTGVSLTAVCDLEPYWEALRKVYAPFESGLPSPTGRVYTHEIPGGQLSNLRQQAIALGLGDQFEEIEARYAAADRMLGRLVKVTPSSKVVGDLALALVGTGVSADEFASDPGRFDIPESVVGFLRGELGDPPGGWPEPFRTRALEGRGPARAEVELTADDEAALDGDSATRRAALNRLLFPGPTKEFLAHREQYGDTSRLSANQFFYGLRYGEEHRVKLEKGVELLIGIEAISDADERGMRTVMCILNGQLRPVQVRDRSIDSAVASAEKADRSNADHVPAPFAGVVTLNVVSGQEVAAGETIGTIEAMKMEASITAPKAGTVARVALTETSQVEGGDLLVVIS; this is encoded by the coding sequence ATGTTCTCGAAGGTTCTTGTCGCCAACCGCGGTGAGATTGCGATCCGGGCATTTCGTGCCGCCTACGAACTAGGTGCCGAAACCGTCGCTGTCTACCCATATGAAGACCGCAACTCGGGTCATCGGCTGAAGGCCGATGAGGCTTATCAGATCGGCGAGAAGGGCCATCCGGTCCGCGCATATCTGTCGGTTTCCGAAGTGGTCAAGGCCGCCAAGAATGCTGGCGCCGACGCGATCTACCCCGGTTACGGTTTCCTCTCCGAGAATCCCGATCTCGCCGCGGCATGCGCCAAGGCCGGTATCACCTTCGTCGGACCGCCCGCGGACGTGCTGGAGCTGACGGGTAACAAGGCCCGGGCGATCGCGGCCGCGCGGGAGGCCGGTCTGCCGGTGCTGTCCTCTTCAGAGCCCTCGGCCTCGGTCGACGAGCTGCTGACGGCCTCCGAGTCGATGGAATTCCCGGTGTTCGTCAAAGCGGTCGCCGGTGGCGGCGGCCGAGGCATGCGCCGGGTCGCCGAACGCGAGCAGCTGCGTGAGGCGATCGAGGCGGCGAGCCGGGAGGCGGAGTCGGCCTTCGGGGACCCGACGGTGTTCCTGGAGCAGGCCGTCATCAATCCCCGGCATATCGAGGTGCAGATCCTCGCGGACACCGCGGGCAATGTCATCCACCTCTACGAGCGCGACTGTAGTGTGCAGCGGCGTCACCAGAAGGTCATCGAGTTGGCTCCCGCGCCCAACCTGCCCGCAGAGCTGCGCGAGAAGATCTGTTCGGACGCTGTCGCTTTCGCGCGACACATTGGGTACAGCTGCGCAGGTACCGTCGAGTTCCTGCTCGATGAGCGTGGCCGCCATGTCTTCATCGAGATGAATCCCCGGATTCAGGTGGAGCACACGGTGACCGAGGAGATCACCGATGTGGATCTGGTGGCGAGCCAACTGCGCATCGCGTCCGGCGAGACTCTCGACGATCTCGGTCTGCACCAGGAGACATTGCCGGCGCCACGGGGATTTGCCTTGCAATGCCGCATCACCACCGAAGACCCGGCCAACGGTTTCCGTCCCGACACCGGCCGCATCACGGCCTACCGCAGCCCGGGCGGTGCGGGTATCCGCCTCGACGGTGGCACAACGCTTGGCGCCGAGGTGGGCGCACACTTCGATTCGATGCTGGTGAAGCTGACCTGCCGGGGGCGGGACTTTCAGACTGCGGTGGCACGTGCGCGCCGCGCCGTCGCGGAATTCCGCATCCGCGGTGTCGCCACGAATATCCCGTTCCTGCAGGCAGTTCTCGACGATCCGGACTTCCGTGCGGGGCATGTCACCACCTCATTCATCGAGGAGCGCCCGCAGCTGCTGACGGCCCGATCCTCGGCCGACCGCGGCACGAAGATCCTGAATTACCTGGCCGATATCACCGTCAACAAGCCTCATGGGGCCAAGCCCTCGAAGGTGTACCCGCATGACAAGTTGCCGGCGATCGATCTGTCGGTGCCACCACCGGACGGGTCGCGCCAGCGGCTGTTGGCCCTGGGCCCCGAGGGGTTCGCGAAGGCGCTGTGGGAGCAGAAGGCGGTTGGTCTGACCGACACCACCTTCCGTGATGCGCATCAGTCGCTGCTGGCCACCCGGGTGCGCACCACCGGTCTGCTGGCGGTCGCGCCGTACGTGGCGCGGCTTACCCCCGAGCTACTTTCGATTGAGGCCTGGGGTGGCGCGACTTACGATGTGGCGCTTCGCTTCTTGAAGGAGGATCCGTGGGAGCGGCTTGCCGAACTGCGTGAGGCCGTCCCCAACATCTGCCTGCAGATGTTGTTGCGCGGCCGGAACACCGTGGGGTACACGCCGTATCCGGAGACCGTGACCAAGGCGTTCATTCGTGAAGCGACTGCCACCGGCGTCGACATCTACCGAATCTTCGATGCGCTCAACAACATCGAGGCCATGCGCCCGGCGATCGACGCCGTGCGCGAGGTCGGCGGCTCGATCGCCGAGGTGGCCATGTGTTACACCGGCGACCTGTCCAACCCCGGTGAAAACCTCTACACGCTGGACTACTACCTCAAGCTCGCCGAGCAGATCGTCGACGCGGGCGCGCATGTGCTCGCGATCAAGGACATGGCGGGCCTGCTGCGTCCGCCCGCGGCCGCCACCCTGGTGACGGCGCTGCGGTCGCGGTTCGACCTGCCGGTGCATGTGCACACGCATGACACCGCGGGTGGGCAGCTGGCCACCTATCTGGCGGCATGGCAGGCGGGCGCCGATGCGGTGGACGGCGCTGCGGCACCCATGGCCGGAACCACCAGCCAGCCGTCGTTGTCGGCGATCGTGGCTGCGGCCGCGCACAGCGAGTACGACACCGGAGTTTCCCTGACCGCGGTGTGTGATCTAGAACCGTATTGGGAGGCGTTGCGAAAGGTCTACGCCCCCTTCGAATCAGGGCTCCCGTCGCCGACCGGCCGGGTGTACACGCACGAGATTCCCGGTGGGCAGCTCTCGAACCTGCGCCAGCAGGCCATCGCCCTGGGGCTGGGCGACCAGTTCGAGGAGATCGAGGCACGATACGCCGCCGCCGACCGGATGCTCGGGCGTCTGGTCAAGGTGACCCCGTCCTCGAAGGTGGTCGGCGACCTGGCGCTGGCGTTGGTAGGCACCGGCGTGAGTGCTGATGAATTCGCTTCGGATCCTGGTCGTTTCGATATTCCCGAGTCGGTCGTCGGGTTCCTGCGCGGCGAACTCGGCGATCCGCCGGGCGGCTGGCCCGAGCCGTTCCGGACACGTGCGCTCGAAGGTCGCGGTCCGGCTCGCGCGGAGGTCGAGCTCACGGCCGATGATGAGGCTGCGCTCGATGGTGACAGCGCGACCCGGCGGGCGGCGTTGAATCGCCTGCTGTTCCCCGGTCCGACCAAGGAGTTCCTGGCCCACCGCGAGCAGTACGGCGACACGTCGCGGCTTTCGGCGAACCAGTTCTTCTATGGCCTGCGGTACGGCGAGGAGCACCGCGTCAAGCTTGAGAAGGGCGTCGAGCTGCTGATAGGCATCGAGGCAATTTCGGATGCCGACGAGCGCGGTATGCGCACCGTCATGTGCATCCTCAACGGTCAGCTACGTCCCGTGCAGGTGCGTGACCGGAGCATCGACAGCGCGGTGGCCAGTGCGGAGAAGGCCGATCGGTCCAATGCCGACCATGTGCCTGCGCCCTTCGCGGGTGTGGTGACTCTCAATGTGGTGTCGGGCCAGGAGGTCGCGGCGGGCGAGACCATCGGCACCATCGAGGCGATGAAGATGGAGGCCTCCATCACCGCGCCCAAGGCGGGAACGGTTGCGCGGGTGGCGTTGACCGAGACCTCTCAGGTCGAGGGTGGGGACCTGCTGGTGGTGATCAGCTGA
- a CDS encoding dienelactone hydrolase family protein, with protein MTPLQRYIAEEIATDHVEGLLTRREAIRRLALLGVGATAASALIAACGSENKPDNTSAATATPVATSPPPGADKVVATEPITWSGPNGPLQGAWAPAAQSRGSVLVIHENKGLNDWVGSVAGRLAGVGYSSLAIDLLSEEGGTSTFKDPAEATAALGKVPSERFVADLKSGVDEILRRVPDKPAGVAGFCFGGGLVWQLLAAGEPRLAAAAPFYGPLPDNPDFSRSKAAVLAFYGELDKRVTSSKDEAAAALQRAGLVHDIVVEPGADHAFFNDSGPRYNPAAAADAWQRLTTWFGQHIG; from the coding sequence ATGACCCCGCTGCAGCGATACATCGCCGAGGAGATCGCCACGGACCATGTCGAGGGACTGCTGACGCGGCGGGAGGCCATCCGACGGCTGGCGCTCCTGGGTGTCGGTGCCACCGCTGCCAGTGCGCTGATCGCGGCCTGCGGCAGCGAGAACAAACCGGACAACACTTCCGCCGCCACGGCGACGCCGGTCGCCACGTCGCCGCCGCCCGGTGCGGACAAGGTGGTCGCCACCGAGCCGATCACCTGGAGCGGACCCAACGGCCCGCTGCAGGGGGCGTGGGCGCCGGCGGCGCAGTCGCGTGGCTCGGTACTGGTGATTCACGAGAACAAGGGCCTCAACGACTGGGTTGGTTCGGTCGCGGGACGTCTTGCGGGCGTGGGCTATTCGTCCCTGGCGATCGACCTGCTGTCGGAGGAGGGCGGCACCTCGACGTTCAAGGACCCGGCCGAGGCAACGGCGGCGCTGGGCAAGGTTCCCTCGGAGCGCTTCGTCGCGGACCTCAAATCCGGTGTGGACGAGATTCTGCGCCGGGTTCCTGACAAACCTGCCGGTGTGGCCGGATTCTGCTTCGGCGGCGGCCTGGTGTGGCAACTTCTGGCAGCGGGGGAGCCACGGCTGGCCGCGGCTGCCCCGTTCTACGGACCGCTTCCGGACAACCCGGACTTTTCGCGGTCCAAAGCGGCGGTCCTCGCGTTTTACGGTGAACTCGACAAGCGGGTCACCTCGTCGAAGGATGAGGCCGCGGCGGCGTTGCAGCGGGCAGGGCTGGTTCACGACATCGTCGTCGAGCCCGGTGCGGACCATGCCTTCTTCAACGACAGCGGCCCCCGCTACAACCCTGCCGCGGCGGCAGATGCCTGGCAGCGTCTGACCACCTGGTTCGGTCAGCACATTGGCTGA
- a CDS encoding vitamin K epoxide reductase family protein, which yields MTLRPATAWYVLVAGVAGLAAALALTVEKIEILIDPTYVPSCSLNPIISCGSVMTTEQASAFGFPNSLIGIVAFTVVLVTGVLSVAKVELPRWYWGGLAIGSLLGAVFVHWLIFQSLYRIGALCPYCMAVWSVTIPLFVVSTSIALRPLGSQRWARILHQWRWSLVAFWFAAVILAILERFWDYWITLV from the coding sequence GTGACCCTTCGTCCCGCGACCGCCTGGTACGTCCTCGTCGCCGGGGTGGCCGGCCTGGCCGCCGCGCTGGCGCTGACCGTTGAGAAGATCGAGATCCTCATCGATCCGACGTACGTTCCGTCCTGCAGCCTTAATCCGATCATTTCCTGTGGTTCGGTGATGACGACCGAACAGGCCTCGGCCTTCGGCTTCCCCAACTCGCTCATCGGCATCGTGGCGTTCACGGTGGTGCTGGTGACGGGAGTCCTGTCGGTCGCCAAGGTGGAGCTGCCGCGCTGGTACTGGGGCGGTCTGGCCATCGGCTCGTTACTCGGGGCGGTCTTCGTCCACTGGTTGATATTCCAGAGCCTGTACCGGATCGGCGCGTTGTGCCCGTACTGCATGGCGGTCTGGTCGGTGACGATTCCGCTGTTTGTCGTGAGTACTTCGATTGCCTTGCGGCCCTTGGGATCTCAGCGCTGGGCCAGAATTCTGCATCAGTGGCGATGGTCGCTGGTGGCGTTCTGGTTCGCCGCGGTGATCCTGGCGATCCTCGAGCGATTCTGGGATTACTGGATCACACTCGTCTGA
- a CDS encoding LLM class flavin-dependent oxidoreductase, translating into MDIGIALPFMCREYTRESTITWARLADKGPFSTISSGERISYHNQDMWVTLAAAAAVTERVRILANVSVLPAHPVPLVAKQAATLDVLSAGRFTLGVGVGGREHDYRSLDASFDRRHQRLDDQVAELRRLWRGEPPFEGADPVGPAPVQPGGPPIVAAAIGPKSLARAAQWADGITGFSVSGAPAELAYSAGAARAAWQEAGHAEPPLLSSGCFYTLGIPDAESELKQFTSDYLAIFGSQIAENVPKTLTNFDADALNRTLDGAHEAGLDEFILVPGASDIAVIEATIELIEKR; encoded by the coding sequence ATGGATATCGGCATTGCCCTGCCCTTTATGTGCCGGGAGTACACCCGCGAGTCGACGATCACCTGGGCACGCCTCGCCGACAAGGGGCCGTTCTCCACGATTTCCTCGGGTGAACGAATCTCGTATCACAACCAAGACATGTGGGTGACACTCGCGGCCGCGGCAGCGGTCACCGAACGAGTCCGGATACTCGCGAATGTGTCTGTGCTGCCGGCACATCCGGTGCCGTTGGTCGCCAAACAGGCGGCGACGCTGGATGTGTTGTCCGCCGGCAGGTTCACCCTGGGAGTCGGGGTCGGTGGCCGCGAACACGATTACCGCTCACTGGACGCATCCTTTGACCGACGCCACCAGCGCCTCGATGACCAGGTGGCCGAGCTGCGGCGGCTGTGGCGGGGCGAGCCCCCGTTCGAGGGTGCCGACCCGGTGGGACCCGCACCTGTTCAACCCGGTGGTCCGCCCATCGTTGCCGCCGCGATCGGCCCGAAATCATTGGCCCGCGCGGCACAATGGGCCGACGGCATCACCGGGTTCAGTGTCTCCGGCGCACCCGCAGAGCTTGCTTACTCAGCAGGAGCGGCGCGCGCGGCATGGCAGGAAGCCGGACACGCCGAACCGCCGCTGTTATCAAGTGGCTGCTTCTACACGCTGGGTATCCCCGACGCTGAGTCCGAACTCAAACAGTTCACCAGCGACTACCTGGCCATCTTCGGATCGCAGATCGCCGAGAATGTCCCGAAAACGTTGACCAACTTCGATGCCGATGCATTGAACCGCACCCTCGACGGAGCGCACGAGGCCGGGCTCGATGAATTCATCCTGGTACCGGGGGCATCCGATATCGCCGTGATCGAGGCGACGATCGAACTCATCGAGAAGCGCTAG
- a CDS encoding alpha/beta hydrolase family protein — protein sequence MNFQVSTDSQGTYDVPPHLPDGNRGDVIASASQGVDVGLGASNRVTLLYRSVNSRGQDVVVSGVLLVPQGEAPDGGWPLISWAHGTVGIADRCAPSHSPTMGGEFNGEYVKSLLNAGYAVAATDYIGLGTPGDHTYMGAIDQGNAVADIVPAVRQINPQLSENWFVIGHSQGGAAALSATRAGAKGQRPSGLKAVIAIGPGNSAESALQAVIDGTDTDPFAPALDLFVLIGAAAADQNIHLEEILSPQGQKIVDEVRNNTCLADLLNNTRSLPGADIFLHDSRTIAELSQRLRIYGNPDNGPTNGPVLIITGDADTIVPTAGTLKLIDNLRRQGSEIDDLVLPGQGHIQPLYDSFCEQQRFLAAHSGPPAPQTCPKR from the coding sequence ATGAATTTTCAGGTGAGTACGGATTCTCAGGGCACTTACGACGTACCGCCCCACCTGCCCGACGGCAATCGCGGCGATGTGATTGCGTCGGCCAGCCAGGGAGTCGATGTGGGCTTGGGGGCGTCGAATCGGGTAACCCTTCTCTATCGCTCAGTGAACTCACGCGGGCAGGACGTTGTTGTAAGTGGAGTTTTGCTAGTACCACAGGGAGAAGCACCCGACGGAGGCTGGCCGCTGATTTCCTGGGCGCACGGAACAGTGGGTATCGCGGACCGCTGTGCCCCCTCCCACTCGCCGACAATGGGTGGCGAATTTAACGGGGAGTACGTGAAGTCACTATTGAATGCGGGCTACGCGGTCGCGGCCACCGACTATATCGGTTTAGGCACCCCTGGAGATCACACGTACATGGGTGCCATCGACCAAGGTAATGCGGTGGCCGATATCGTCCCGGCCGTCCGCCAAATTAACCCCCAGTTATCCGAGAATTGGTTCGTCATCGGACATTCGCAAGGTGGGGCGGCAGCACTGTCTGCCACACGTGCAGGCGCCAAGGGCCAGCGCCCCAGCGGTCTTAAGGCCGTCATCGCGATCGGTCCAGGCAACTCGGCGGAGAGTGCGCTTCAGGCGGTGATTGATGGGACGGACACTGACCCATTCGCTCCAGCCCTGGACCTCTTTGTTTTAATCGGCGCTGCCGCTGCGGATCAAAACATACATCTGGAAGAGATTTTGTCGCCACAAGGACAGAAAATCGTGGACGAGGTGCGAAACAATACGTGCCTGGCGGACCTGCTGAATAACACAAGAAGTCTGCCTGGAGCTGACATCTTTCTCCATGATTCTCGAACAATTGCAGAACTAAGCCAACGCCTGAGAATATATGGAAACCCGGACAACGGGCCTACCAATGGCCCTGTATTAATCATTACCGGGGATGCCGACACTATCGTCCCTACCGCTGGCACGCTAAAACTTATCGATAATCTCCGCCGGCAAGGGTCAGAAATCGACGACCTTGTCTTACCCGGACAGGGCCACATACAACCCCTCTACGATTCCTTCTGTGAACAACAACGATTCCTAGCAGCCCATAGCGGCCCACCAGCACCACAAACCTGCCCTAAACGCTAA
- a CDS encoding DsbA family protein — MAKPKQPPSYDLKKAEQRRSQLIQIALTAIVVLFAAGLVGFIVVKNKKDPGPPAPPAGEVKAVEVVTPGPAKLVTKEGTTEPKVVLTLIEDPICPACAMFEQEFGPTVKKLIDTGAVRADFDMVGILDVPRLKRDYSSRASAAAYCVADQSPELFLKFHSALYDPNNQPDEVNAKTWHDDKWLTDLAKSVGASDSVSKCIKDKKYINMVKELGPKLNIQATPTIRINGKDWEIGKGTTPADLIKAVTDITGPVPGLS; from the coding sequence GTGGCCAAACCGAAGCAACCTCCTAGCTACGACCTCAAGAAGGCGGAGCAGCGCCGAAGCCAGCTGATTCAAATCGCACTCACGGCGATCGTCGTGCTGTTCGCCGCGGGGCTGGTCGGTTTCATCGTCGTCAAGAACAAGAAGGACCCGGGTCCGCCCGCTCCGCCCGCGGGTGAGGTGAAGGCAGTCGAGGTGGTCACCCCCGGCCCCGCCAAGCTCGTCACCAAGGAGGGAACCACCGAGCCCAAGGTGGTCCTGACTCTGATCGAGGATCCGATCTGCCCGGCCTGCGCCATGTTCGAGCAGGAGTTCGGGCCTACCGTCAAGAAGCTCATCGACACCGGTGCGGTGCGCGCGGACTTCGACATGGTCGGGATCCTGGACGTGCCCCGGCTCAAGCGCGACTACTCGTCGCGGGCGTCGGCGGCGGCCTACTGCGTGGCTGACCAGTCCCCGGAGTTGTTCCTCAAGTTCCACTCAGCGCTCTATGACCCGAACAATCAGCCCGATGAGGTCAACGCCAAGACCTGGCACGACGACAAGTGGCTGACCGACCTCGCCAAGAGCGTGGGTGCGTCGGACTCGGTCTCCAAGTGCATCAAGGACAAGAAGTACATCAACATGGTCAAGGAGCTGGGCCCGAAGCTCAACATCCAGGCCACCCCCACCATTCGGATCAACGGCAAGGACTGGGAAATCGGGAAGGGCACGACCCCCGCTGACCTGATCAAGGCCGTCACGGACATCACCGGACCCGTTCCGGGCTTGTCGTGA
- a CDS encoding cutinase family protein, producing MKRVRWGWLLAVVVMCALIGSPVGMPSAAAAACPDVEIVFARGTFEPPGVGGTGEAFVSALRARTKGKSVEVYPVEYPASLAFATAADGVIDASNRVKDVAARCPNTKIVMGGFSQGAAVVAYTTADAVPPGFELPEGITGPMPPEVADHVAAVALFGKPSTGFLQRIDNTAPPINIGHLYADKTVDMCVPEDPICSADGSDNAAHGSYGDNGMTNQAADFAARQIASTAESASASR from the coding sequence ATGAAGAGAGTTCGGTGGGGCTGGTTACTTGCCGTTGTGGTCATGTGCGCCCTGATTGGTTCGCCCGTCGGTATGCCGTCCGCGGCAGCTGCTGCGTGTCCCGACGTCGAGATCGTGTTCGCACGAGGCACTTTTGAGCCGCCGGGTGTCGGTGGAACCGGCGAAGCGTTCGTGTCCGCGCTGCGCGCACGGACCAAGGGCAAGTCGGTGGAGGTCTATCCCGTCGAGTACCCGGCGTCCCTGGCCTTTGCGACTGCGGCCGACGGTGTGATCGACGCCAGCAACCGGGTCAAAGATGTTGCCGCGCGGTGCCCCAACACCAAGATCGTGATGGGCGGATTCTCGCAGGGTGCGGCGGTTGTCGCCTACACCACGGCCGACGCGGTGCCCCCGGGGTTCGAATTGCCGGAGGGGATCACCGGGCCGATGCCGCCCGAGGTCGCCGACCACGTCGCGGCGGTAGCGCTGTTTGGTAAGCCCTCCACGGGATTCCTGCAGCGCATCGACAACACGGCTCCGCCGATCAACATCGGGCACCTGTACGCGGACAAAACGGTCGACATGTGCGTCCCTGAGGACCCGATCTGCTCCGCGGACGGCAGCGACAACGCCGCCCACGGTTCGTACGGAGACAACGGGATGACCAATCAGGCTGCCGACTTCGCAGCCCGGCAGATCGCCTCGACGGCGGAGTCGGCTAGCGCTTCTCGATGA
- a CDS encoding TetR/AcrR family transcriptional regulator, with protein MAVSRDSLLHAAAVFLGRQPAATMDEIAAAVGVSRATLHRHFVGRAALIEALTVLAMTNMESALTGARLTEDSATDALERLVRACEPVADELVLIYAQYQNLDLPQTLEGFSGVEGQITALFVRGQKSGQFRTDLTAVWLTEVFFSLVAGAAWAIQSGRVARRDFSHMITSLILQGVLTP; from the coding sequence ATGGCTGTAAGTCGAGACAGCTTGTTACATGCGGCGGCTGTCTTCTTGGGGAGGCAGCCCGCGGCGACTATGGATGAGATCGCGGCGGCAGTGGGGGTGAGCCGCGCGACGCTTCATCGACATTTCGTAGGCCGAGCCGCATTAATAGAAGCACTGACCGTGCTGGCGATGACCAATATGGAGTCGGCGTTGACCGGAGCGCGTTTGACCGAGGATTCGGCGACCGATGCCTTGGAGCGGCTGGTCCGCGCCTGTGAGCCGGTAGCAGACGAGCTGGTTCTCATATATGCCCAGTATCAGAATCTTGACCTTCCTCAGACTCTGGAAGGCTTTTCGGGTGTTGAAGGTCAGATCACTGCGTTGTTTGTGCGAGGGCAAAAAAGCGGCCAGTTCCGTACCGATTTGACGGCGGTGTGGCTTACCGAAGTCTTCTTCAGCTTGGTCGCCGGGGCGGCCTGGGCGATCCAGAGTGGAAGGGTCGCTCGCCGCGACTTCTCCCACATGATTACCAGTTTAATTCTGCAGGGCGTGCTCACTCCCTGA
- the rsmD gene encoding 16S rRNA (guanine(966)-N(2))-methyltransferase RsmD, whose product MTRIISGAAGGRRIAVPPKGTRPTTDRVREALFSMLEARLDFDGIAVLDLFAGSGALGLEALSRGAEHVTFVESNAAASKVISANIAAVNLPGTELRQAAVSTFLSTSPGRAYDLVLADPPYSVSAEDVSALLSRLTDHWVSDDALVVLERDASGPEAVWPDGWEVSSRKYGGTRLELGSL is encoded by the coding sequence CTGACCCGGATCATCTCCGGTGCCGCGGGCGGACGCCGGATCGCGGTGCCGCCAAAGGGAACCCGGCCCACGACGGATCGGGTGCGGGAGGCGCTGTTCAGCATGCTGGAGGCGCGCCTGGACTTCGACGGAATCGCGGTCCTCGATCTGTTCGCGGGCTCCGGTGCGCTGGGCCTGGAGGCGCTGTCGCGCGGCGCCGAACATGTGACGTTCGTGGAGTCGAACGCTGCCGCGTCGAAGGTGATCTCGGCCAATATCGCGGCGGTGAACCTGCCCGGTACCGAGCTGCGGCAGGCTGCGGTATCGACGTTCCTGTCGACATCACCTGGCCGCGCCTACGATCTGGTTCTCGCCGATCCGCCGTATTCGGTTTCTGCCGAGGATGTTTCGGCTCTGTTGTCACGCCTGACGGACCACTGGGTGAGCGACGATGCTCTCGTGGTGCTCGAGCGCGACGCCTCGGGGCCCGAAGCGGTGTGGCCGGACGGCTGGGAGGTGTCCTCACGCAAGTATGGAGGGACACGGCTCGAGCTGGGATCTCTGTAA